One genomic region from Muriicola soli encodes:
- a CDS encoding proprotein convertase P-domain-containing protein — MTISNTTAVPEGVYSIQVLGTAPSFSQELTIELTVFDTDFPEVTLVNPTNSAIDIPLRPILSWDTPAINNSYQIEIATDAGFTSVIESATVIFKNYTPENLAPETTYFWRIKPVTNCGEGVFGSAFSFTTLPVNCKMKSAQGLPLSISSTGTPTVQASIMVVDDLPVSDINVSLNIDHSFLSDLIISLISPSGTEVVLTSNSCSQLENINAVFDDSASPFACNGNPGISGTVKPLGSLASFNGESSFGEWILLVKDTAPADGGFIQDFTLELCVEGIFRPDADEDNVFDDGDDLCLGTPPNTEVNADGCPVYRFEQDNFNISLTSESCITSNDGQIDITANTSLDYTIVISGNGVNETADFSTNYQLENLSSGSYSACITGSEGSKVYEEFCLDFVISEPDPLAVLIALDQDALQATLNLSGSELYNIELNGILIQTTDREFTLGLKPGVNTIKVTGALPCQGTFEEVVLIGDEPVLYPNPFVSEVEAYVPFSEYPVQVRIYNLLGQEVYSEQYTAEDQLIRMNLNILPSGVYLFRLSGEDFNYSAKVVKR; from the coding sequence ATGACCATATCCAATACGACAGCAGTTCCTGAAGGTGTTTACTCTATCCAGGTATTGGGCACAGCTCCTTCATTTTCGCAGGAATTGACCATCGAACTTACCGTGTTCGATACTGATTTTCCCGAAGTCACATTGGTCAACCCAACAAATTCGGCTATCGATATTCCTCTAAGACCAATACTGAGCTGGGATACCCCGGCGATCAATAATTCCTATCAGATTGAAATTGCAACTGATGCCGGATTTACATCAGTAATCGAATCAGCTACCGTCATATTCAAAAATTACACTCCTGAAAATCTGGCTCCGGAAACCACATATTTTTGGAGAATTAAGCCTGTCACGAATTGTGGAGAAGGCGTATTTGGCAGCGCTTTCAGTTTTACCACCTTACCGGTTAATTGTAAGATGAAAAGTGCTCAAGGCCTTCCATTATCCATCTCTTCAACCGGAACACCCACCGTACAAGCAAGCATTATGGTGGTAGACGATCTGCCAGTCTCAGATATCAATGTCTCTCTGAATATCGATCATAGTTTTCTTTCAGATCTTATTATCAGCTTAATATCTCCTTCGGGAACCGAGGTTGTACTCACCTCTAATTCCTGTTCACAACTGGAGAATATCAATGCGGTTTTTGACGATTCGGCCAGTCCGTTTGCCTGCAATGGTAATCCGGGGATAAGCGGGACCGTAAAACCTTTGGGGTCTCTGGCATCCTTTAATGGCGAATCATCTTTTGGCGAATGGATTCTCTTGGTAAAAGATACGGCACCGGCCGATGGTGGATTTATCCAGGATTTCACTTTGGAACTTTGTGTTGAGGGTATATTCAGACCAGATGCCGATGAGGACAACGTATTTGATGATGGGGATGACCTTTGCCTGGGAACACCACCGAATACGGAAGTCAATGCTGACGGTTGCCCGGTTTATCGTTTTGAGCAGGACAACTTCAATATTTCGCTTACAAGTGAATCCTGCATCACAAGTAATGATGGCCAGATCGATATTACGGCCAATACTTCATTGGATTATACGATAGTGATTTCAGGTAACGGGGTGAACGAAACAGCTGATTTTAGTACGAATTATCAGTTGGAAAATCTTTCTTCAGGTAGTTATTCAGCTTGTATCACAGGCAGCGAGGGCAGTAAAGTATACGAGGAATTTTGTCTTGATTTTGTGATCTCAGAACCCGATCCACTGGCCGTGCTGATCGCCCTTGATCAGGATGCATTGCAAGCCACATTGAATCTAAGTGGTTCTGAACTTTACAATATTGAGTTGAACGGGATTCTCATTCAAACCACAGACAGAGAATTTACGCTTGGTTTAAAACCAGGTGTAAATACGATAAAGGTAACAGGAGCACTACCCTGCCAGGGAACTTTTGAAGAGGTTGTCCTTATTGGTGACGAACCCGTCCTATATCCCAATCCCTTTGTCAGTGAAGTAGAGGCATATGTCCCTTTTTCTGAGTATCCGGTACAGGTACGGATTTATAATTTACTGGGACAGGAAGTGTACTCAGAACAGTATACAGCAGAGGATCAGCTGATCAGAATGAACCTGAATATCCTGCCTTCAGGAGTGTATTTGTTTCGTTTATCAGGAGAAGATTTTAATTACTCAGCTAAGGTTGTAAAGCGATGA
- the pth gene encoding aminoacyl-tRNA hydrolase — MRSFLSFLFNRPSAVLNEKDEMKKFLITGLGNIGPEYDNTRHNIGFQILDHLASKKELTFVQNKLGSTAMFKIKGRSILLLKPATFMNRSGKAVHYWLEKEKIPKEHLLIVTDDINLPFGTLRLKTKGSDGGHNGLADVQQSLQTSQYNRLRFGLGSDFPKGRQVDYVLGKWEENEEKALPERLDRCTELIESFVLQGVNITMNTYNNT; from the coding sequence ATGCGTTCCTTCTTATCATTCCTCTTTAACCGACCCTCGGCTGTCCTAAATGAAAAAGACGAGATGAAAAAATTCCTGATTACAGGCCTAGGAAATATAGGTCCGGAATACGACAATACCCGTCATAACATTGGCTTTCAGATCCTGGATCATCTGGCGAGCAAAAAAGAGCTCACTTTTGTCCAGAATAAGCTCGGCTCCACCGCTATGTTTAAAATAAAAGGGCGCAGTATTCTCTTACTTAAACCGGCTACCTTTATGAACAGAAGTGGCAAGGCGGTACACTATTGGCTGGAAAAAGAGAAAATACCTAAAGAACATCTCCTGATCGTTACAGACGACATCAATTTACCATTTGGGACCCTTAGGCTCAAGACCAAAGGGAGCGATGGCGGGCATAACGGACTCGCCGATGTTCAGCAAAGCTTGCAAACGAGTCAGTACAACCGCCTTCGGTTTGGTCTGGGATCTGATTTTCCCAAAGGGAGACAGGTAGATTACGTTCTGGGTAAATGGGAAGAAAATGAAGAGAAAGCCTTGCCTGAAAGACTCGATCGCTGTACAGAACTCATAGAATCCTTTGTTTTACAAGGAGTAAATATTACCATGAATACTTACAATAATACATGA